The following are from one region of the Candidatus Korarchaeota archaeon NZ13-K genome:
- the lysS gene encoding lysine--tRNA ligase — MRETASAFWLDAIARNIVEREKRLGRNFNVLRVESGIGASGFPHIGSVGDSLRAYGVKLALENLGHRSELIAYSDDRDGLRKVPAGIPEDYSRYLGMPVSEIPDPFGCHASYGEHMSSLLIDALEKLGVEFTFISGTEAYRSGLLDDQVKRLVEGSHAVDKIVREEVGSSKPEGWIYYWARCENCGRIYTTRVIRVLPDEGKLIYACDQGFKGVRGCGHVGETSYLRGEGKLSWKGEFAARWSALGIVFEPHGKDIADSFRVNSRIAREVLGYEPPLTVRYEMFLDRTGRKISKSAGNVITPQMWMELSPPEALRMLMFKRYHGTRSVSLQKSPLYINELELNLRRYHGLEKIGSERDRVTLRRLMEFTYLMEGVPPPPPYRYTAVLNVISMLPSELEFEELLSIASDLISRYYGLSKEELLRDTFFRSYVSYAHNYVRYFGSGIREKVEIDERTFAAISSFVEEISPDMSADEIQNRAFDAARRMNIPAKEFFSTIYMVMLGQPQGPKLGPLIHRLGVKRFKEIWSKFVEERSVVGKG; from the coding sequence ATGAGAGAGACCGCATCCGCGTTCTGGTTGGACGCGATAGCCAGGAACATAGTTGAGAGGGAAAAGAGGCTCGGTAGGAACTTCAATGTGCTGAGGGTTGAGTCAGGAATAGGAGCTAGTGGATTTCCTCATATAGGATCCGTCGGAGATTCCTTGAGGGCTTACGGTGTTAAACTTGCTCTGGAGAACCTGGGTCACAGGAGCGAGTTGATAGCTTATAGCGACGACAGGGATGGCCTGAGGAAGGTCCCAGCCGGAATACCGGAGGACTACAGCAGGTACCTAGGTATGCCCGTCAGTGAGATACCCGATCCCTTCGGCTGCCACGCCAGCTACGGGGAGCACATGAGTTCCCTGCTGATAGATGCCCTGGAGAAGCTGGGGGTGGAGTTCACCTTCATCTCGGGAACTGAGGCTTACAGATCTGGTCTCTTGGATGATCAAGTTAAGAGACTCGTTGAGGGGAGTCATGCTGTCGATAAGATAGTCAGGGAGGAGGTGGGGTCGAGCAAACCGGAGGGATGGATTTACTACTGGGCTAGGTGCGAGAACTGCGGGAGGATATACACAACTAGGGTGATCAGGGTGCTCCCCGATGAAGGGAAGCTCATCTACGCTTGCGATCAAGGATTCAAGGGAGTTAGGGGATGCGGACACGTTGGTGAGACCAGCTACTTAAGGGGAGAGGGTAAGCTCTCTTGGAAAGGGGAGTTCGCTGCCAGATGGTCGGCCCTGGGAATAGTCTTCGAGCCTCACGGTAAGGACATAGCGGATTCCTTCAGGGTGAACTCTAGGATAGCCAGAGAGGTGCTAGGGTACGAACCCCCGCTCACCGTGAGGTACGAGATGTTCCTCGACAGAACGGGTAGGAAAATAAGCAAGAGCGCTGGGAATGTCATAACGCCTCAGATGTGGATGGAGCTCTCCCCTCCAGAGGCTCTGAGGATGCTCATGTTCAAAAGATATCATGGAACCAGGAGCGTCTCCCTTCAAAAGAGCCCCCTTTACATAAACGAGCTGGAGCTCAATCTCAGGAGGTACCACGGGCTGGAGAAGATCGGCAGCGAGAGGGACAGGGTAACCCTGAGGAGGTTGATGGAGTTCACTTACCTGATGGAGGGCGTCCCACCCCCTCCCCCTTACAGATACACCGCAGTCCTCAACGTGATCTCGATGCTCCCGAGCGAGTTGGAGTTTGAGGAGCTCTTGAGTATAGCTAGCGATCTCATATCCAGATACTACGGCCTGAGCAAGGAGGAGTTGTTGAGAGATACCTTCTTCAGGAGTTACGTGAGTTACGCCCACAACTACGTGAGGTACTTCGGGTCTGGGATCCGAGAGAAGGTGGAGATCGATGAGAGGACCTTCGCCGCCATAAGCTCCTTCGTGGAAGAGATATCGCCGGATATGAGCGCCGACGAGATACAGAATAGAGCTTTTGATGCGGCCAGAAGGATGAACATACCAGCTAAGGAGTTCTTCTCAACAATCTACATGGTGATGCTCGGCCAACCTCAGGGGCCCAAGCTGGGTCCGCTGATCCACAGGTTGGGCGTGAAAAGATTTAAGGAGATATGGTCCAAGTTTGTTGAGGAGAGAAGCGTTGTCGGGAAGGGATGA
- a CDS encoding ribonuclease P: MPLLIGCRIYVIKLRLLHRGVGRKARSKAREREIASQRVRRLLQLADEIYRRDKALAISYGDLARRIAMRSRVRIPKEWRWRFCRHCKKLLYPGVNMSVRARSRRMPHLVIRCYECGGVSRRPY, encoded by the coding sequence ATCCCTCTCCTCATCGGCTGCCGTATCTATGTTATTAAGTTACGCCTACTACATCGAGGTGTGGGACGCAAAGCGAGGAGTAAAGCAAGAGAGAGGGAGATAGCCTCACAGCGAGTGAGGAGACTTCTTCAGCTCGCCGATGAGATCTACAGGAGGGATAAAGCGCTAGCTATATCCTATGGAGATCTTGCCAGGAGGATTGCGATGCGCTCACGGGTCAGGATACCTAAGGAGTGGAGATGGAGGTTCTGCAGACATTGTAAGAAGCTACTTTATCCCGGAGTGAACATGAGCGTCCGAGCGAGATCTAGGAGAATGCCTCACTTGGTTATCAGGTGCTATGAGTGCGGCGGGGTGAGCAGGCGCCCCTACTGA
- a CDS encoding 30S ribosomal protein S19e — MPTARDVRADLLIERLKEELKKYDGIKPPDWAYYTKTGSHKERPPLQEDWWYIRAASILRTLYLRGEPVGVERLRTKYGGRKKRGVRPERFAKGSGHVIRLILQQLESLGLVEKVEGRGRRISPAGVSLLDRIAGQIIRELDIVPGKVTPP, encoded by the coding sequence ATGCCCACGGCCAGGGATGTTAGAGCGGACCTCCTGATAGAGAGGCTCAAGGAGGAGTTGAAGAAGTACGATGGAATAAAGCCGCCGGATTGGGCCTACTACACTAAGACGGGCTCCCATAAGGAGAGGCCTCCTCTGCAGGAGGATTGGTGGTACATAAGGGCTGCCTCGATCCTCAGAACACTCTACCTGAGGGGAGAGCCTGTCGGCGTGGAGAGGCTACGCACCAAGTACGGTGGAAGGAAGAAGAGAGGGGTTAGACCGGAGAGGTTCGCTAAGGGAAGCGGACATGTCATAAGGTTGATACTCCAGCAGCTAGAATCCCTAGGTCTGGTGGAGAAGGTGGAGGGAAGGGGGAGGAGGATATCCCCCGCTGGCGTGTCGTTGCTGGACAGGATAGCCGGTCAGATAATCAGAGAGTTGGATATAGTCCCTGGGAAGGTGACGCCACCATGA
- the rpl39e gene encoding 50S ribosomal protein L39e (part of the polypeptide exit tunnel in the 50S ribosomal complex) — MASQRLLSSKLRYASVMKSDKRMPSWVYVKTNRRVRGRPRRNWRRSRLQL; from the coding sequence ATGGCTTCCCAGAGGCTCCTGAGTAGCAAGCTCAGGTATGCGAGCGTCATGAAGAGCGACAAGAGGATGCCCTCTTGGGTCTACGTGAAGACTAACAGGAGGGTCAGAGGAAGACCCAGGAGGAATTGGAGGAGAAGCAGGCTTCAGCTTTGA
- a CDS encoding 50S ribosomal protein L31e: MAELVFSFNIGTLLRAKYPAKKRAARAVKMVRELVRRHAKLRDYDIRVRPELNELLWSRGSSNPPGRVRVRVVIDEDEKVATIWPA, encoded by the coding sequence ATGGCTGAGCTTGTTTTCAGTTTCAATATAGGTACTCTCCTGAGGGCTAAGTATCCTGCTAAGAAGAGAGCTGCTAGGGCCGTCAAGATGGTGAGGGAGCTCGTCAGGAGGCACGCCAAGCTCCGGGATTATGATATAAGGGTTAGACCCGAGCTCAACGAGCTCCTATGGAGCAGGGGCTCATCGAACCCCCCGGGAAGGGTAAGAGTGAGGGTCGTGATAGATGAGGATGAGAAGGTCGCAACGATATGGCCGGCATGA
- a CDS encoding translation initiation factor IF-6, which produces MIRMVVLRAKVFGSSNLGIYLRVAGKYLLAPRGAGSSLRNLAERLGLSVFETSVYESRMIGVLTAANSKALLLPPLVSESELRYLRDSLDMDVHALPTFKLTALGNDIIANDYGAVVHPGFTDQELEMISKLLGVRVRRGRVGGIPVVGSLVVANNSGCLISPSADDSELKGISDTLGVECLRGTVNDGLIYVRVGLVASDSGALVGFPTTLMEMENIAEALKIEP; this is translated from the coding sequence GTGATCAGGATGGTTGTCCTGAGGGCCAAGGTGTTCGGCAGTTCCAACCTCGGAATATATCTCAGAGTGGCTGGGAAGTACCTGCTGGCTCCTAGGGGGGCTGGCTCTTCCCTTAGGAACCTAGCCGAGAGGTTGGGCCTGAGCGTCTTTGAGACCAGCGTTTACGAGAGTAGGATGATCGGTGTACTGACCGCTGCAAACAGCAAGGCCCTGCTTCTTCCTCCTCTCGTCTCGGAGAGCGAGCTAAGATACCTCAGGGATTCCTTGGATATGGATGTCCACGCGCTGCCCACCTTCAAGCTGACGGCTCTAGGGAATGATATAATAGCCAACGATTACGGTGCCGTCGTCCATCCCGGCTTCACCGATCAGGAGCTGGAGATGATAAGCAAGCTCCTGGGAGTGAGGGTTAGGAGGGGCCGCGTTGGGGGTATCCCCGTGGTGGGCTCGCTAGTTGTTGCTAATAACTCCGGCTGCCTGATCTCGCCCTCGGCGGACGATTCAGAGCTCAAGGGAATCTCCGATACCTTAGGGGTTGAGTGCCTCAGGGGCACCGTGAACGATGGCCTGATTTACGTCAGGGTGGGCCTGGTGGCATCCGACTCCGGGGCCCTGGTGGGATTTCCGACCACCCTTATGGAGATGGAGAACATAGCAGAAGCGCTTAAAATAGAGCCCTGA
- a CDS encoding signal recognition particle-docking protein FtsY (signal recognition protein receptor; functions in the targeting and insertion of membrane proteins) — MLGSLIDRLSSLGLVKKRWSRRDVLRVFEEMEIDLLSRGFPPSVLEMVKDVLSSEMEGLETKGDPRSVVKDVFRRSLLKLVPTPIELSDLSGGKSLFKVIFFGFNGVGKSLSIVKLAKYLQSAGGRVLVVSADTYRAAAGEQLEGYCRSAGVNLFKGRRGADPAAVCFDALGMASARGYTHLLIDTAGRNYLSRNLIDELRKVVRVVEPDLRVLVLDGVAGNDILNQCDSFGEVGFDAIVVTKVDAGGLVAPLFASIHSRKPVLFLGSGQGLSDISPFDPSRAVEVILG, encoded by the coding sequence GTGCTAGGTAGTCTGATAGATAGACTGAGCTCCTTGGGCCTGGTCAAAAAAAGATGGAGTAGGAGGGACGTCCTCAGGGTATTCGAGGAGATGGAGATCGATCTCCTCTCCAGAGGATTCCCTCCATCAGTGCTCGAGATGGTGAAGGATGTTCTCTCATCAGAGATGGAAGGACTCGAGACCAAGGGCGATCCCAGGAGCGTGGTGAAGGACGTCTTCAGAAGATCCTTGCTCAAACTCGTGCCCACTCCCATCGAATTGAGCGATTTATCGGGCGGCAAGTCACTCTTCAAGGTGATCTTCTTTGGGTTCAACGGCGTTGGTAAGTCCCTGAGCATAGTCAAACTGGCCAAATACCTGCAGTCCGCTGGCGGCAGGGTTCTGGTCGTATCGGCAGACACTTACAGGGCCGCAGCCGGGGAGCAGCTCGAGGGTTACTGTAGATCGGCTGGGGTGAACTTGTTCAAGGGGAGAAGGGGGGCCGATCCCGCGGCCGTCTGCTTTGATGCTCTGGGCATGGCGTCGGCCCGCGGTTATACCCACCTGCTCATAGACACCGCCGGGAGGAACTACCTCAGCAGGAACCTGATAGATGAGCTCAGGAAGGTGGTCAGGGTGGTGGAGCCGGACCTGAGGGTTCTGGTACTGGATGGAGTTGCCGGTAACGATATACTCAATCAGTGCGACTCCTTCGGCGAGGTTGGGTTCGACGCAATAGTTGTGACTAAAGTAGATGCTGGCGGTCTGGTGGCCCCCCTTTTCGCCTCCATTCATTCCAGAAAACCGGTTCTTTTCCTAGGAAGCGGTCAGGGTCTCTCGGACATCTCCCCCTTCGATCCATCGAGGGCGGTAGAGGTTATATTGGGCTGA
- the argF gene encoding ornithine carbamoyltransferase, with amino-acid sequence MSSARSLRGRNLLTLLDLTPLEFRYLLRRSWEHKYGLAPKDPLRGKYVAGIFEKPSTRTRVSISVATFDLGGVFIELPISNLQIARGESIRDTAEVLSRFVHAIAARVKLHSTLEELARWAKVPVINLLSDKFHPLQALADVFTIQEFFGDRKVKVAFLGDGSANTNHSLMIASALMGYDYSVGAPRDYWPSDDVTGKVREIMERTGGSLTITEDPVEAVRGADVIYTDTWKSMGVEDVEKRMQVLPPYQVNSQLVSKASPHVKVMHCQPWYIGEEITEEVAYGEHSIAFEQAENRLHTAKAVLEALLS; translated from the coding sequence ATGTCCTCTGCCAGGAGTTTGAGGGGTAGGAACCTCCTGACCCTGCTCGACCTGACGCCACTGGAGTTCAGATATCTCCTGAGAAGGTCTTGGGAGCACAAGTACGGATTAGCCCCTAAGGATCCCCTGAGGGGAAAGTACGTGGCTGGCATATTTGAGAAGCCCTCCACCAGGACTAGGGTCTCCATAAGCGTCGCCACATTCGACCTAGGCGGTGTCTTCATAGAGCTGCCCATCTCGAACCTTCAGATAGCTAGGGGTGAGAGCATAAGGGACACGGCTGAGGTGCTCAGCAGGTTCGTCCATGCCATAGCTGCCAGGGTCAAACTGCACTCGACCTTGGAGGAGCTCGCGAGATGGGCGAAGGTCCCGGTGATAAACCTGCTCAGCGACAAGTTCCATCCCCTCCAGGCGCTAGCCGATGTGTTCACGATACAGGAGTTCTTCGGGGACAGGAAGGTCAAGGTGGCTTTCCTGGGTGACGGCTCGGCCAACACGAATCATAGCCTGATGATAGCCTCCGCCCTCATGGGTTACGATTACTCAGTGGGGGCCCCCAGGGATTACTGGCCATCCGATGACGTGACGGGTAAGGTCAGGGAGATTATGGAGAGGACTGGTGGAAGCCTCACGATAACGGAGGACCCAGTTGAGGCTGTAAGGGGAGCTGATGTCATATATACGGACACTTGGAAGTCGATGGGCGTCGAGGATGTGGAGAAGAGGATGCAGGTGCTGCCCCCCTATCAAGTGAACTCTCAGCTGGTGAGCAAGGCCTCCCCTCACGTCAAGGTGATGCACTGCCAACCCTGGTACATAGGAGAGGAAATAACTGAGGAAGTAGCCTACGGTGAGCATTCAATAGCATTCGAGCAGGCCGAAAACAGGCTTCACACGGCCAAAGCAGTCTTAGAGGCCCTGTTGTCTTGA